One genomic segment of Verrucomicrobiota bacterium includes these proteins:
- a CDS encoding alpha-galactosidase, protein MPFSFVYGGQSSSNLLADWKRAQSSRATDENRSEQTVTFTDPKTGLEIRCVAVEYNDFPTVEWTLYFKNTGTQDTPILSNVQALDIRLQRESATEFLLHHATGSPANLTDFAPHQTLLPRNAVKRFQGEGGRPTSADWSYFNLEWDQQGMIAVVAWPGQWVAEFSRDVTNGLRLRGGQEILNLKLHPGEEMRSPLIVLQFWGGRDWIDAQNIWRRWMIKHNVPRPGGKELAPAMFACSSHQFNEMINANEANQMQFIDRYLDEGLKIDYWWMDTGWYQCSSNWAKVGTWEVDLQRFPRGLKAINDHACSRGVKTLVWFEPERVAQDTWLIKNHGDWVIPTPTSGGATHNLLDFGNPEAERWIINHVDKLITEQQINLYREDSNIDPLRFWRSRDTPDRQGMTEIRHVTGHLTYWDELVRRHPDMPIDACASGGRRNDLETMRRAVSRTRSDYLIEPIGEQCHTYGIALWLPYYGTGFMDVTSAKDRRKDFENLWNILSQTESMTPFVEGQSIMTSGRDRFGEKAFGLDDRYPFRSAMCPSMTCCMDVRRNDLDYVLLRRLFAQWKQLSPYYLADYYPLSPYSTGTDVWMAWQFNRPETGDGMVQAFRRHNSPYETSRFYLRGLDPKAKYKFSNVDGGKSRQFTGRELMQEGLVVQIPDKPNAVLLTYTKVETKNTDR, encoded by the coding sequence TTGCCATTCTCTTTCGTTTATGGCGGGCAATCTTCCAGCAATCTGTTGGCTGATTGGAAACGCGCTCAAAGTTCCAGGGCCACCGATGAAAATCGCAGTGAGCAGACCGTAACTTTCACCGATCCCAAGACGGGTTTGGAGATCCGGTGTGTGGCCGTCGAATACAACGATTTCCCTACGGTAGAATGGACGCTTTACTTCAAGAACACGGGCACGCAGGACACGCCGATCCTGTCGAATGTCCAAGCGCTCGACATCCGGTTGCAGCGTGAGAGCGCAACGGAGTTTCTGCTGCATCACGCCACAGGTTCACCGGCGAACCTGACCGACTTCGCTCCGCATCAGACGTTGCTGCCGCGAAATGCAGTCAAACGGTTCCAAGGCGAGGGTGGACGGCCTACGAGCGCCGATTGGTCCTACTTCAATCTTGAGTGGGACCAGCAGGGGATGATCGCCGTAGTGGCGTGGCCGGGGCAATGGGTGGCGGAGTTTTCGCGGGATGTGACCAACGGCCTTCGTTTGCGGGGCGGGCAGGAGATTTTGAACCTGAAACTGCATCCCGGTGAAGAGATGCGTTCGCCTCTCATCGTGTTGCAGTTCTGGGGCGGCAGAGATTGGATTGATGCTCAGAACATCTGGCGTCGCTGGATGATCAAACACAACGTGCCGCGACCCGGCGGAAAGGAACTGGCTCCCGCCATGTTCGCCTGCAGTTCGCATCAATTCAACGAGATGATCAATGCCAATGAAGCGAACCAGATGCAGTTCATCGATCGTTATCTCGATGAAGGTTTGAAGATTGATTATTGGTGGATGGATACCGGCTGGTATCAATGCTCATCGAACTGGGCGAAAGTCGGGACGTGGGAGGTCGATCTGCAACGGTTCCCGCGTGGATTGAAGGCGATCAACGATCACGCGTGTTCACGCGGTGTGAAGACACTTGTCTGGTTCGAGCCCGAGCGGGTTGCGCAGGACACGTGGCTGATAAAGAACCACGGCGATTGGGTCATCCCAACACCCACGAGCGGAGGAGCGACTCACAACCTGTTGGACTTCGGTAATCCCGAAGCAGAGCGGTGGATAATCAACCATGTGGACAAACTCATCACGGAACAGCAGATCAATCTTTATCGTGAGGACAGCAACATCGACCCGCTCCGATTCTGGCGCAGCCGTGATACACCTGACCGTCAAGGGATGACCGAGATCAGGCATGTCACCGGTCACCTGACTTATTGGGACGAACTTGTGCGACGACATCCGGACATGCCGATTGATGCCTGCGCGAGCGGCGGCCGGCGTAACGACCTTGAAACCATGCGCCGCGCCGTTTCGCGGACACGCAGCGACTACCTCATCGAGCCCATTGGCGAGCAATGCCATACCTACGGGATCGCTTTATGGCTTCCCTATTACGGCACGGGTTTCATGGATGTGACCAGTGCGAAAGACCGGCGCAAGGATTTTGAGAATCTGTGGAACATCTTGAGCCAGACCGAGTCCATGACGCCGTTCGTGGAAGGGCAATCCATCATGACGTCTGGCAGGGACCGTTTCGGGGAAAAAGCGTTCGGCCTGGACGACCGGTATCCATTTCGGAGCGCCATGTGTCCGTCCATGACGTGTTGTATGGATGTCAGAAGGAACGATCTTGATTATGTGTTACTACGGCGGCTGTTTGCGCAATGGAAACAGTTGTCACCTTATTACCTAGCAGATTACTATCCACTCTCGCCATATAGCACAGGCACGGATGTCTGGATGGCGTGGCAGTTTAATAGGCCCGAAACTGGAGACGGAATGGTGCAGGCGTTTCGACGTCATAACAGTCCTTACGAGACGTCCCGTTTTTACTTGCGAGGGCTTGATCCGAAGGCGAAGTACAAATTCTCCAACGTTGATGGCGGCAAGAGCCGGCAATTCACGGGGCGTGAATTGATGCAAGAGGGGCTGGTGGTGCAAATCCCTGACAAGCCGAACGCCGTCCTTCTGACTTACACGAAAGTTGAAACCAAGAACACCGACCGTTGA
- a CDS encoding type II secretion system protein encodes MKVKLQRKPIQPGQPGALAFFESIAFTLIELLVVIAIIAILAGLLLPVLGKAKQKAQGISCMSNLKQLQLAWFMYSGDNNDQLVANNIYGYGEGWCAGWLAPYVNNPDNTNVTNLMPPKGKLWPYNTSVGIYKCPGDNSVAVIKNATYPRVRSVSMNCRINGSDFGYAPIELFNNPRKLTEIMNPPPSKAFVFIDEREDSIDDGYFGVDMVDVGSSIKIANYPASYHNGAGGLSFADGHAEIKKWIDPRTKPPIVKGAWIPTYGNSPNNPDIAWIQERCSAQK; translated from the coding sequence ATGAAAGTGAAATTGCAAAGAAAACCGATTCAACCAGGTCAACCCGGCGCCCTTGCGTTTTTCGAATCAATAGCCTTCACGTTGATCGAACTCCTGGTCGTTATCGCCATCATCGCGATCCTGGCCGGTCTGTTGTTGCCGGTGCTGGGCAAGGCTAAACAAAAGGCCCAGGGCATTAGCTGCATGAGTAACCTGAAGCAGTTGCAGTTGGCGTGGTTCATGTACTCGGGCGACAACAACGACCAACTCGTAGCCAACAACATCTATGGTTATGGTGAAGGTTGGTGCGCTGGGTGGTTGGCTCCCTACGTAAACAATCCCGATAACACTAATGTGACTAACCTCATGCCTCCTAAGGGAAAGCTCTGGCCCTATAACACATCTGTCGGCATCTACAAATGTCCGGGTGACAACAGCGTTGCCGTGATCAAAAATGCGACCTACCCCCGAGTTCGTAGCGTCTCAATGAACTGCAGGATAAATGGCTCTGATTTTGGCTATGCGCCAATTGAGCTATTCAACAATCCCCGAAAGCTAACAGAGATCATGAATCCTCCGCCATCCAAGGCGTTCGTCTTTATCGATGAGCGCGAGGACAGCATTGATGATGGATACTTTGGCGTGGATATGGTTGATGTTGGGAGCAGCATCAAAATCGCAAATTATCCTGCTAGCTATCATAATGGAGCCGGTGGTTTGTCCTTCGCGGATGGCCACGCGGAGATTAAAAAGTGGATCGATCCTCGCACCAAGCCACCGATTGTAAAAGGGGCGTGGATACCAACCTACGGCAACTCACCCAATAATCCCGATATTGCTTGGATCCAGGAACGTTGCAGCGCGCAGAAATAA